From Arachis hypogaea cultivar Tifrunner chromosome 3, arahy.Tifrunner.gnm2.J5K5, whole genome shotgun sequence:
tcttgtaatgtgcgcggaggcgtaatgtacgcgtgcgcgcccacgaagatcatggcctagccgctacgcaagccggctcgtggcttggctcttggCTTCGACTTCTAACTGCTCAATCCACGCGGAGGcgtcaagtgcgcgcacgcgctcATGCTGAGATTTCCAAAGTTCAATTCTCATGCTCCCTTCCTTTGCACCCGTCATCCTTCTCTCTTCCGGTCTatccctgccctatattctgaaaccacttaacacacaggtcacggcatcgaatggcaccaagagaagattagaaatgtatctaatttagtgcaaaataagcatattttcatccatgaggcaaaattaggaaaggaacacaaagtcttgtattttcatatagaaagcgtgtggaattattgataaaacccctgaaatcaacacaagataaaccctcaaaatggggtataTCACTTACACTAACAACATGCGCATCGGGGTGGATATACGAGTCATGATAAACAACTCTCCTCTACCAACGGGCCTTCCTTGCTCTCTCTCCTATATCATTGATATTGACACAATTTAGTAAACAACAATATTTTTCAAGAAGCTTAATCGAAATCTTAATGCAAATGATGACTTATTACCACTTCGTCTTTTTTTCGTGCCAAGGTTTTGGAGCCCCCAGTATGTGTGTAAACTTGCTTGCTCCGATTTAAAGTGTTCTGTTCACACTTTTTCTATGAACAAGTAACAAAACAAATGCAAATGAGAAAGATATGATGAATATCAAATGTAAGGGAATTACTATATATACACATGTTTTTTTATGtggaaataataaaatataccaaGGCTTACCTGCGTTTCTTCATTCAGGCGATAGTCAATGAACTTTTTCCAATCATTTTTGTCTATTCCTTTCGGGTGATGCCGAAGATTTTCCTCATAAGTCCTTATTTGTTTGTAACACCTATGAAACAAGTGGTGTCTTGAATCCTTCCAGTTCTTTCCTATCATCTTCAAAATATCACGCTTTATTTTTCCTCCAGCATCGTCCTCATAGTAAAAGACCCGCTGCAACCCATTTACATTGTCATTAACGAGGACCAACAAACAAGTATAAGAGTGATATATTTAAGACATGCCACAACAATTACAGGCTAATTTAAATTATTGAAGTATGACCCTCAAATCCAGTAGAAGCAGTCGCAATTATGTATAAATGAGAAGCGATTAAATGATGATGTGACAAACACAATATGAAAATTTTACTAACTAATTAAATTACCCATGCAAACGACCTaaaaagaaaaaaccaaaaaCTAAAATTGCTTAAATTGTAGAAGCTTAAAGTTCTACCTTAAGCATGTTGTACGCATGATCCCTCTTTGCTTTGCTCACCAGCTTCCAACTTTCTAAGTATATGGGGAACTGGGAATAATCCGCACCCAAATTCCCTATGAAACCACTTAGTAATCCTGCTGCCTGACCAATCGGTTGCAGCTAACTGTTAAATGGGAGTACTATCTTCGTATTAGAAGGGAGGGCTATAGCCTCCTTCACACTCAGCTTAGAAACTTTTCTGACACCGTCCTTTAAGAAGTGTATGGGAAACAAAATTAATCTCTAATCATTgcacaaaagaaaaatagaagtaaAGGACTATACAGATCACTATTTACCAAAATGGGAGGAAAAAAAATGTTTACCGATAACAGTAACTTCCCAGGAATCTGTATCTTTAGCTTTCTTGTTGTTATGCTGACCTTCGACTTCTTGGGCAGCAAACAAGTCGTCGATGTGGTCATGAAATGATGGAACTTCATCCGCCTCTAGGTCGTAATCCTCATCCGCTAATTCATGATCAGCCACTTCCGCGCGATGCCGAGTCTCTGTGTTGTCTGTTGGAGTTTGAAGGTCATCAGCAGTACTCGATTGTGCATTCCTATGGTCGATGCGCGATGCACGAAACGGTTCATTCATACGGGTTACCGGAGCTCTATTAGCTGAGGATGATATCGGAGGAACCCTATCACGTGTTTCCTCCCGTGATGTCTGAGCTCCTCTAGTCGTGGTCCCAACCTTAACGCAATGTGAAACTATTTAGAATTATATCTTAGAGAACGAATTAATATTgagaattattttatttcttaaactAGTAATTTTGCCGGGAGAAAAATTAATGCGGTTCGATGAGTCAACTGAAGGACATATTTAATTTTCACTAAAGGTTACGTCAAGAAAACTTAACCACAAACACTAACTGTTGTCTCTTCAGTACCGTCATTAATTCTGGCATCTTTCGGGGGTTCCCGTATAATATTGTACCTTGGTTTCCTAGGCATCCTTAAAAACCTGTATATAAAACAATATTAGTAgacaaattatattaatattagataGTGTTCTTACCTACAATTCCACATATATAGATAGTATTAATATTTACTGTATACAGTATTTCCTACTTTTGTTCTATATATGAAGCCAAACGAGGCAGAGACCAAAATGAAGAAACaaccttaaataataaattatgaaagaATGTAAGAAGCATAGTATTAAGAAAAGAATAATGGAGAAATagtaatacaaataattttaaattatttactatATCAACAGTCATCAGACCTTAGTTATAATATGAGAGAACAGACTCAAGTAATCTAAACTCAAGTAATCTAAACTAACAAATTCGGTACCCGTTAACCAATTTTTTCACATaagtgttattttttaatttaataatttaataatatatttttaatttatatttttaaatattaataccaCATTACTGACTAAAACTAATATATTCTACTAATTTTCTAATATTGTGAGTGTTTTGAATTTTCTACTAAAACTAATATATTCTAATTATCACATTCTCCTTCATTCTAGCCTGTTCGTGATCTTTTCCTTCAAGTTCAGGCCCTGTCTACCCCTTTGTAGATTTTTTTATTCCAAAATTCGTTCTAGCAAACATTAAATTCAAGTTACAAGAGTGAGGCACTaagtattattaattaattcattGACCCCCTaatatttctttccatttttaaagctAGTATCTAATCACTGTCATTTAGAATTGCTTACCGATAAGATCCCCTGTGTTAATGATCTTAACTTGCTTGCAAAGAGTACCCAACaacacaaaaagaaaagaatagaaaaacacacaagaataaaatctgAAGTTTTGTCCTTGCTTTAGatgtttatatttaataataatcatGATTCATGACTTATTGTAAAAAGGGATGAGAGATAATATTAGACGAAAAAGAAAAGACataaataattaggaagacaTTAACGATTAACCTGTCTACGTCACTTGCAGGTAAATATTAAGATCTTGATCCACTTCTTCTCCGAACCTCTTCCCCCAAAATGAAACAAGGCGCTGCACAATGGCAGGGAATGTCAAACAATGAGGAGTAAGATCTCATCAAAACACAAGCACAGTAGAAACACTACATGTTCCTATAACCCTGCCACCAAAAACCATACCGAAATACAAAAGCTTCCTTCTAGTAAAGTCATAGGAGAAATTAGTCATAGATGGTGAACTGAATCTAAATATGATTTAACAAGTGAGAAGAAAGAAACAGACCTTGGTTACACTCAGATCTTGTGGTTTCGTGAGGGTGCCTTGAAGTGTACACTGAGGAGTGCGCAACCCAGATTGGTTCAACTGATGAACAGAAAGTTCAAATCAATCTCTTCAATACAAATTCCTCCAACTAACATGTCCTCTAACTAAACTGactaataaatatcaaattagtaAATGAGAAATTTATATTGATCAGCTTAATTTCCAGAACATATTACATATACTTTGATCTCATCTAGACTATAATATGTTATAACAGAATAGAACTAGTAACTGAAAGTATAACTAACTAACTTACAACTACCTTAAATAACTAACTGTCTATCTATCTATTTGTAATAAATATTAAGATCTTGTTCTTCTCCTACAGATGCACAAACAAGATGCAAGTTCACACATCAAAGTATTCCAATCAAACAGTGCTCGAGCATTGCCATCTCTTAAGTCTTAACCAACAATAATactgttttatttgttttatctatttacttaaaaattttggtacggataaaagaataaaaaatttatgaacCACTATAAACCTATAgcaatttatgaataaaaaaaactaaaagacaGTTGATGTTTCCCTAATTAGAATACTAATAAGAGCTTTAATCCTCCTTTATCTCTACTTTTCCTCCTTAATCTGTGTGATATGTTTGGCATTCGCTATCTTGGCTTTTTCATTGTGCACTAAAATATTACATATGCTTTAGTTTCTTAGTTCACTGTTAAATGTTATGTTGCCTTTTACTTATGGtgtttaaaagtatttatttaatttattgaaaaaagttaaaataaaaattaatatttaattttaaaagtataaaaataaataattattaaatatttaaattttaacataaaaaaataaattaaataaaattagatacTACCATAAAATTCACTCCGCATATTATACATTTAAAGTATATTTTCCTTCatgataatataattatattaaatttatacatTAGAAAAACTTAAATAATACATAGTTTGAATATAAATACATagtttgaattggtgatttgctttttgtgtatatatattcgttataataatatatgatgaTACTTTGGTTTGATATAGTTTGAAGATTATTCGATCAAACAAgacaatgaatgaatgaaaaaataaagtgTGGGCATTTAAGTATACATGAACTAAAAAGATAGATTCCAATTTTCTTCATGACATTATGTATATACACTAATAAAAAACATCAGAGCTCACTTTCTCACACAAAGGAGCCAACTTTCACAATATGGGTTTTGGAAAGACCTTTGTTAAAAAAGTTAGACCCTTTTGTTTTCCTTCAGAAAGCTAAAACCCTTTTCCCATGAAATTagactgaagaagaagatgaagatgacgaAGAAGAAGCTTACCTTATAAACGAGCTACAAACAGGCGAACAAGGAAACAAGGTTTCTCATTGATCTTCTTTCAATGCAAACATATCGCTGGAAGAATGaaagaaagagggaaaaacaattTTACGAATGAACAAAAAGAAAACGAACcagtagtattttttatataaaaaaaatcgaaattttGGGGTTTACGTATACAACAGAAAACGAGAAAAAATGGGATCAGATCACAACACCGTTTGACAATCAGATTTAACTTAATCAATTCAAAAGTTTGTTAGAGTATTTTCAAATcacttttaaatttctgttatgcAATCAGATCACAACACCGTTTGACAATCAGATTTAACTTAATCAATTCAAATAGTTTGTTAGAGTATTTTCAAATcacttttaaatttctgttatgcAATCAGATCACAACACCGTTTGACAATCAGATTTAACTTAATCAATTTAAATAGTTTGTTAGAGTATTTTCAAATCACTTTTAAATTTCTATTATGCAATGTACATGTTCCTTAGTCGTTGCACCAAATATGTTATTAAGTTACCATATTAACTTAAACAAGTTAACCATTGTATCtttataaaagtaaaatgtaCCACCTGCATAATTTAAGTGGAGGTAAACGGTTAGGATAACATAAAAATAGAGAACTTTATGGGAATTTCAAAAGTTTGTTGAGATAATCAGTTATAAAAATATGTGATTCTCAAATGTTATAAACGTGCTTATTCAACTAAATAAATTTCACTGAAAAGCAATACAATCAGTTTACACAAGTTCAGCACTTAATCATTTCTGAAGCCACATTCACCTATCTGGTTCTCCTCTACTTGGGTTTCtctgtaaatatttttatacatGCTACTTTGAGATGTTTCACATTAAATTGTTTTTATATCTCATGATGAACCTCGGTTTTTGTTTTTCAGTTTGTTGAACTCCTTAATTATCACACCAATAGCTAGTTATATGGATCTTCAACCAGGTAAGTCACATTGTTTGTGTATGTCTCATGTATGTACTATTTGAAccctctttttattctttttctaatttcagtctaaatcaaaataaacagcatttgaaaaattaaatttttaacccaaaaaaatatacaactaaaaaaCATGTTAACAATAGCATATAAAATTTAACCAAATTCACAAGATGTCATACAATTCAGATTCAGTACCTTACCCAACAGCTCAAATAGTATTATTAGCAACAAATCAACATAATAAAACAAGCAAGAgatcaaaatcaaattcaataaattgtgCTTAATGCCGACTAGATAACCAGAGAAACACAAGAAAAAACAATCAACAATACTATTAGAGCAATCTCAGCAACTCAGAATAGTCAGATATTAACAAAATCTCGGCAACAGTATATCAGTGAGCCACCCCAGCAACTCAACCAATAATTTAGAAGTGTTAAAAACAGATCAACAAAACAAGAACAAACAAACTTAAGAAGCAGTCTTTAATCTAACCAGATGAAGGGTCAGAGAGAGAAAGAGCCGGTTTGATGGCGACAAAGAGAGAGATTCATGGCAACGGCGAGTAGAAGTAAGACCTCGACGGCGACGGTGAGGAGAAGTGAGACCTCGGCGGTGATGGCGAGGAGAAGAGATACCTCGGCGGTGACGGCGAGGAGAGGAGAGAGCTCGGCGGTGACGATGAGGAGAACAAAAAACTCGACGCCGGGGACGACAATAGATAACTCCACAGCGGCGGTGGTGACGAATCTTCAATCCTGGCTCCGATGACCAGACGACGCCAACCACTACAGAAAGAAAGCACTGGGAGATGATAAAACGAGGCGGTGGAGCATGACTGTGGAGGTGCGATGGTTGTGGTGAGCAATGGTTGCAATACGGGGATAAGAGAGGGCGGCGGTTACTAGGGTTTGTTTCGTTGTTATTTCATTTTTTAGCTAAGAAGAGAGGTGAGTCGGGTCTTGGGAGGAGCAGGGGCTTGCGGGTCTCTCCTTAGGTTtaagtttctttatttttttttaataaaaatcaaaaagGGCGCCGTTTAAGAAAAATTTCCCAAACCAGGCAAACTAAAATCAGTGGGAGAAATTAAGTGTAACAtttcacaaaattaataatttattcttaTAAGTAATGTACGTTATTAGTAATTTCTATTACATAATACATatgaataattaataattataaattaataatgtttattattctaataaatagctattactatatttataataccTATAAATATATGACAATCATAAAatctataaatataataattatataaataaattacaataattattaatcaaattattataataattgctTATAATAGCTCTAATTTATAATAACAGTTGTAAATATTTATAGAGATATTAATATCctcataaataattataaataatatcctTATTAGTAAACATAATATCATAACAAtaaacataatttattttataagatttattataaatattataagtaTTAATAtccttattaatataattatagatattataatgattttaatttattataataattgctTATGATGTATAACTGTCGAAATATCCGTTTAGTAATttataacatataatattattatattataaggataatttaatattaatagtaTTACTTATTATATTAATTAGTATATGGTATACTAATTAGTAACAAAGATTCTAAAACGGCACAGAGCGTAAGATTTGATGAGAGTATTCATAAgaagtaataaaatatattattttatatgttatttttaatttaatgtata
This genomic window contains:
- the LOC112791398 gene encoding uncharacterized protein, translating into MLKRVFYYEDDAGGKIKRDILKMIGKNWKDSRHHLFHRCYKQIRTYEENLRHHPKGIDKNDWKKFIDYRLNEETQKKCEQNTLNRSKQVYTHTGGSKTLARKKDEVEREQGRPVGRGELFIMTRISTPMRMLLV